The following proteins come from a genomic window of Campylobacter sp. RM16189:
- the rplN gene encoding 50S ribosomal protein L14 — MIQSFTRLAVADNSGAKELMCIKVLGGSKRRYATLGDVIICSVKKALPNGKIKKGQVVKAVVVRTKKEVQRENGSLIRFDENAAVILDNKREPIGTRIFGPVGREVRYANFMKIVSLAPEVL; from the coding sequence ATGATTCAAAGTTTTACAAGACTTGCAGTTGCTGATAATAGTGGCGCAAAAGAGTTAATGTGTATAAAAGTTTTAGGCGGAAGCAAAAGAAGATACGCAACACTTGGTGATGTTATTATTTGCTCTGTTAAAAAAGCTCTTCCAAACGGAAAGATTAAGAAGGGTCAAGTCGTAAAAGCTGTTGTTGTTAGAACTAAAAAAGAGGTTCAAAGAGAGAACGGCTCACTAATTAGATTTGACGAGAACGCAGCGGTAATCTTAGATAACAAAAGAGAGCCTATAGGAACTCGTATCTTCGGGCCTGTTGGTCGTGAGGTTAGATATGCTAACTTTATGAAGATTGTTTCACTTGCTCCGGAGGTGTTATAA
- the rpsQ gene encoding 30S ribosomal protein S17 produces the protein MAFKREIQGVVLQKAGDKTATILVERRVMHPRYHKFVKRFKKYMIHDEKNETKAGDTVVAVECRPLSARKSFRLKAVLAKGVE, from the coding sequence ATGGCATTTAAAAGAGAAATCCAAGGTGTTGTTTTACAAAAAGCTGGAGATAAAACAGCTACTATTTTGGTTGAAAGACGTGTTATGCACCCAAGATACCATAAATTTGTAAAACGCTTTAAGAAATATATGATTCATGATGAGAAAAACGAAACAAAAGCAGGAGATACTGTTGTTGCGGTTGAGTGCAGACCACTTTCAGCACGCAAAAGCTTTCGTCTAAAAGCTGTATTGGCAAAGGGAGTTGAGTAA
- the rpmC gene encoding 50S ribosomal protein L29 codes for MKYTDLKDKSVVELNALLKEKKVLLFTLRQKLKTMQLSNPNEIRAVKKEIAQINTAISATK; via the coding sequence ATGAAATATACTGATTTAAAAGATAAGAGCGTAGTAGAGCTAAACGCGTTATTGAAAGAGAAAAAGGTGCTTTTGTTTACATTAAGACAAAAGCTAAAGACTATGCAGTTAAGCAACCCTAACGAGATCCGTGCTGTTAAAAAAGAGATAGCACAGATCAATACTGCAATTAGTGCAACAAAATAA